Proteins co-encoded in one Papaver somniferum cultivar HN1 chromosome 5, ASM357369v1, whole genome shotgun sequence genomic window:
- the LOC113280467 gene encoding uncharacterized protein LOC113280467, with the protein MAYLLLYVDDIILTANTDHLLGKFITLMKREFSMTDLGPLHHFLGISVNRSSSGLYLSQSVYANDIIARASMTNCNPVATPVDTNSKLSATFGPVIEDPTLYRSLDGALQYLTFTRPDISYAVQQVCLFMHDPREPHMQALKRILRYLQGTLDHGLFLSATTLTGLTAYSDADWAGCPDSRRSISGYCIFLGDNLVSWSSERQATVSRTSDEAEYRGVANVVAETTWLRNLLLELHLPLRHGTIVYCDNVSVVYMSGGPVQHQRTKHVEIDIHFVRDRVRIGDIHVLHIPSENQYADIFTKGLPRQLFTRFRASLSVCSSPAPIKGV; encoded by the coding sequence ATGGCATATTTActtttatatgttgatgacatcatTTTGACAGCAAATACTGATCATCTTCTTGGAAAATTTATTACATTGATGAAACGAGAGTTTTCCATGACTGATCTTGGCCCGCTGCATCATTTTTTGGGTATTTCTGTTAACCGCTCATCTTCAGGCCTCTACTTGTCTCAGTCAGTTTACGCGAATGACATCATTGCTCGTGCATCTATGACAAACTGTAATCCTGTGGCCACACCAGTTGATACCAATTCGAAACTAAGTGCAACATTCGGTCCTGTGATCGAGGATCCTACTTTATACCGAAGCCTGGATGGGGCTCTTCAGTACCTCACCTTCACTAGACCGGACATTTCTTATGCAGTTCAGCAGGTATGTTTGTTTATGCATGACCCTAGGGAGCCTCACATGCAGGCCCTTAAGCGGATCCTTCGTTATCTTCAAGGTACACTTGATCATGGCTTGTTCCTGTCTGCCACTACACTCACTGGATTAACTGCTTATTCTGACGCTGATTGGGCTGGGTGTCCGGATTCCCGTCGATCCATTTCCGGATACTGCATCTTTCTAGGTGACAACTTAGTTTCCTGGTCTTCTGAGCGTCAGGCAACTGTCTCTCGCACAAGTGATGAAGCTGAATATCGGGGAGTGGCCAATGTTGTTGCAGAGACTACTTGGCTTCGCAACTTACTTCTTGAGCTTCATCTACCTCTACGGCATGGCACCATTGTATACTGTGATAACGTCAGTGTCGTCTATATGTCTGGTGGTCCTGTGCAACATCAACGcaccaaacatgtggagattgatataCATTTTGTTCGTGATCGCGTTCGTATTGGTGATATTCATGTACTACACATCCCCTCGGAAAATCAATATGCTGATATTTTTACCAAGGGCCTTCCACGACAGCTATTTACTCGTTTTCGTGCTAGTTTGAGCGTCTGCTCTTCTCCCGCTCCGattaagggggtgtaa